The following are from one region of the Candidatus Edwardsbacteria bacterium genome:
- the tadA gene encoding tRNA adenosine(34) deaminase TadA has translation MEKKRGDTYFMQRALKLAQTAALINEVPVGAVVVHDHKIIGRGRNQVEARKDASQHAELTALKQAAKKLGRWRLGGCTLYVTLEPCSMCAGAMVLSRIDRLVYAASDPKAGACGSVFNIVEDKRLNHLVTVEGGLLAKEASQLLKDFFKKRRS, from the coding sequence ATGGAAAAGAAACGCGGCGATACATATTTCATGCAACGGGCACTTAAGCTGGCCCAAACGGCGGCCCTGATCAACGAAGTCCCGGTGGGGGCCGTGGTCGTTCATGATCATAAGATCATAGGAAGAGGCCGGAATCAAGTGGAGGCTCGTAAAGACGCCTCCCAGCATGCCGAGTTGACAGCCCTCAAACAAGCTGCTAAAAAACTGGGTCGCTGGCGTCTGGGCGGATGCACCTTATATGTGACCCTGGAGCCCTGCTCCATGTGCGCCGGAGCCATGGTGCTGTCGAGGATTGACCGGCTGGTGTATGCAGCATCGGACCCCAAGGCTGGGGCCTGCGGCTCGGTTTTCAATATAGTCGAGGATAAGCGTCTCAACCATCTTGTCACTGTGGAGGGGGGATTGCTTGCCAAAGAGGCCTCGCAACTATTGAAGGATTTCTTCAAAAAACGCCGATCTTAA
- a CDS encoding cobalamin-binding protein, with translation MKKPFPYIITALLFISCGQKETPPLYSGKKLTVTDDIGRTVILSKAPDRVISLAPNITEMIYALQAENKLIGVTAWCNYPPRTREKEIVGDAATANLERILSLKPDLAIMVGTSNTPILAKLEALKIPALVLNPASLEDISNDIRLLSVVFNKQPVADSLLTVISTALNKITSSLEMIPPGKRPKVYAEISSQPLMTAGQTGLVGLLVARAGGENIMSDIGRDYAVINPELVIQRRPDIILVLHPQTDKKQLAERIGWQNIPAVKNKKVFDHLDLDIILRAGPRSVMGLKELNRIFYEK, from the coding sequence ATGAAAAAACCCTTTCCCTACATCATAACCGCCCTCCTTTTTATAAGCTGTGGCCAAAAGGAAACCCCGCCGCTTTATTCCGGTAAAAAATTGACCGTAACCGACGATATCGGCCGTACAGTTATATTATCCAAAGCCCCGGACCGGGTGATCTCCCTTGCCCCCAATATCACCGAAATGATCTACGCCCTGCAGGCCGAGAACAAGCTGATCGGTGTTACCGCCTGGTGTAACTATCCGCCACGGACCAGGGAAAAGGAGATCGTCGGCGATGCTGCCACTGCCAACCTGGAAAGGATTCTATCCCTAAAGCCCGATCTGGCAATTATGGTGGGAACCAGCAACACTCCCATCCTAGCCAAACTGGAAGCCCTGAAGATTCCCGCTTTGGTACTGAACCCCGCCAGCCTTGAGGATATATCCAACGACATTCGGCTTCTTTCGGTCGTTTTCAATAAGCAACCCGTGGCCGATTCGCTGTTGACAGTTATCTCCACCGCCTTGAATAAAATAACCTCTTCCCTGGAGATGATCCCGCCAGGCAAAAGGCCCAAGGTCTATGCCGAGATATCGTCCCAACCATTGATGACCGCCGGCCAAACGGGACTGGTGGGTCTGCTGGTAGCTCGGGCCGGGGGTGAAAATATCATGTCCGACATCGGCCGGGATTATGCCGTCATCAACCCGGAGCTCGTCATTCAGCGACGGCCGGATATTATACTGGTCCTTCATCCCCAGACCGACAAAAAGCAACTGGCTGAAAGGATCGGCTGGCAGAACATCCCGGCGGTCAAAAATAAAAAAGTGTTCGACCATCTGGACCTGGATATTATTCTGCGGGCCGGACCCCGGTCTGTTATGGGATTAAAAGAGCTGAATAGAATATTTTATGAAAAGTAA
- a CDS encoding iron ABC transporter permease, producing the protein MKSKPLVWLSPLVLLMAVLAGLAFGPGGFGLFVSPEIASIRLPRVLLGALVGMGLAVSGAALQAVLGNALAEPYLLGVSGGAACGTALALILGLSSGLAGVFTMQFFSFFFGVAAIFLVYRLARVHGRLPSETMILSGVVVNAFFSGLIMLLMSLAGRQLQDMIYILMGNLGILFTRDTVFLLAMASVLVMAGSIYLWIQSKNLNLLTLGEAPAQSMGVPVERLKKTVFFIIALMVAALVSLAGVIGFIGLMVPHLGRMLSGPDNKRLLPVSGLLGASLLILSDTLARSFGNFEIPVGVITALLGVPFFIFLLWRKKSQKI; encoded by the coding sequence ATGAAAAGTAAGCCTTTGGTCTGGCTGTCGCCGCTGGTACTTTTAATGGCAGTTTTAGCCGGCCTGGCCTTCGGCCCTGGCGGGTTCGGACTGTTCGTCAGCCCGGAGATAGCCTCCATCCGGCTGCCCCGGGTCTTGCTGGGAGCCCTGGTGGGAATGGGCCTGGCGGTTTCCGGCGCCGCCCTGCAGGCGGTTTTGGGCAATGCCCTGGCCGAACCATATCTGCTGGGGGTTTCCGGCGGGGCGGCCTGCGGCACGGCTTTGGCCCTGATCCTGGGCCTATCGTCCGGCCTGGCCGGGGTTTTCACCATGCAGTTTTTTTCTTTCTTTTTCGGAGTGGCCGCCATCTTTTTGGTCTACCGGCTGGCCCGGGTCCACGGGCGGCTTCCTTCAGAGACCATGATATTGTCCGGAGTGGTGGTCAATGCTTTCTTCTCCGGTCTGATAATGCTGCTGATGTCGCTGGCCGGAAGACAGCTGCAGGATATGATCTACATTTTGATGGGCAACCTAGGCATCCTGTTCACCCGGGATACTGTTTTCCTGCTGGCCATGGCCTCGGTGCTGGTGATGGCGGGGTCCATCTACCTATGGATCCAGTCGAAAAACCTGAACCTGCTGACCCTGGGGGAGGCCCCGGCCCAGAGCATGGGGGTTCCGGTGGAACGGCTGAAAAAGACCGTTTTCTTCATCATCGCCCTGATGGTGGCGGCCCTGGTTTCCCTGGCCGGGGTGATCGGTTTCATCGGATTGATGGTGCCCCACCTGGGCAGGATGCTGTCCGGGCCGGACAATAAACGCCTGCTGCCGGTCTCCGGCCTGTTGGGTGCCAGCCTGTTGATCCTCTCGGACACCCTGGCCAGAAGCTTTGGAAATTTCGAGATCCCGGTGGGCGTCATCACCGCCCTTTTGGGCGTGCCCTTCTTCATCTTCCTGCTGTGGAGGAAAAAATCGCAGAAGATATGA
- a CDS encoding ABC transporter ATP-binding protein → MIAVNHLTYRYGTIPALRDVSFQAASGETIGLIGPNGSGKSTLLSCLAGLRTDFSGRIMIRGKDISGFNSQALARVISVVFQDNHFPFDFTAYQIVAMGRSPFLKVLQDETATDHRIIKDAMQLSDCWQLRERPITELSGGERQRVILARALAQQPRVLLMDEPTNHLDLKHQRLILGTARKLSSQSGILVMAVLHDLNLAASFCDRIILLHQGAIAADNPPKEVLRENVLKPVYETDIDIVLHPKTNRPQILI, encoded by the coding sequence ATGATAGCTGTTAACCATCTCACATACCGCTATGGAACGATCCCAGCCCTTCGCGATGTCAGCTTTCAGGCCGCTTCGGGAGAGACGATCGGGTTGATCGGACCCAACGGTTCGGGCAAAAGCACCTTGCTGTCATGCCTGGCCGGATTAAGAACCGATTTTTCGGGCCGGATAATGATCAGAGGAAAGGATATCTCCGGATTTAATTCTCAGGCCCTGGCCCGGGTGATCTCGGTGGTTTTTCAGGATAATCATTTTCCCTTCGATTTCACCGCCTACCAGATCGTGGCCATGGGCCGGAGCCCTTTCCTCAAGGTACTGCAGGATGAAACCGCCACGGATCACAGGATTATAAAAGATGCGATGCAACTGAGCGACTGCTGGCAGCTGAGGGAACGGCCCATCACCGAACTTTCGGGCGGCGAGCGCCAGCGGGTGATATTGGCCCGGGCCCTGGCCCAGCAGCCCAGGGTGTTATTGATGGATGAGCCCACCAATCACCTGGACCTCAAGCACCAGCGCCTGATCCTGGGAACGGCCAGAAAGCTGAGCTCCCAAAGCGGAATTTTGGTCATGGCAGTCCTGCACGATCTGAATCTGGCCGCCAGTTTTTGCGACCGGATCATACTGCTGCATCAGGGAGCCATTGCCGCCGACAATCCGCCAAAAGAAGTGCTGAGAGAGAACGTTCTTAAGCCGGTCTATGAGACCGATATCGATATCGTATTGCACCCCAAGACAAACAGACCCCAAATCCTTATTTGA
- a CDS encoding winged helix-turn-helix domain-containing protein has product MWGIKIGENAGAIWRELNAKGEQNISALKRSTGLDDKNLYLALGWLAKENKIIFSRKQRQILIGLIG; this is encoded by the coding sequence ATGTGGGGAATCAAGATCGGGGAAAATGCCGGAGCGATCTGGCGTGAGTTGAATGCCAAGGGCGAGCAGAATATCAGCGCCTTAAAAAGAAGCACCGGGCTGGACGATAAAAACCTTTATCTGGCTCTGGGCTGGCTGGCCAAGGAGAACAAAATAATATTTTCTCGGAAACAAAGACAGATCCTGATCGGTTTGATCGGATAA
- a CDS encoding TonB-dependent receptor, with amino-acid sequence MLTALMLSLVLAASPGDSPSGPNATGSGSNESLDTLTENDGIKPAAPADSLPVFALKGIVVTATRTALAQLAAPASVSIIVPDPGDPGQGAIAAFSQVPGTNSGLYGGLGSMANFSIRGSSAEQVLFLLNGMPLNSALNGGYDLKKLNANIKQIEIVRGPASALYGANALAGVVNIITADDAPEKPYSRITYQYGKHKQQSMSAVLSRQLNRFTGITFSADWKSTDGERPNSDYSGSNYLLGLKIRPDSLIRIGMEYQSYQSIGGSPGSISWQTANDRMSDDQQDYYASLEYSDLVKFKIGQSQISTFYYYEYNNTAPENFSRQSNADIQFTYGFWQGFNTVWGGAYQQIKSESDNSGSHRTNLYSAFVNQEYRPWHPWLIVAGLRYDKNYGHDAQTSPNISSSWQFNDRWTIYGNYGQAYRVPTINELYWNEPYTTGNPDLVPEKSQQYELGTRYKEDSYNISFSAYQRKTNDMIRWLYDMNTYLLTWANNLDVNTSGVELTGGISILKYLVFDLNYGLCVAKVTSDSSRELNYTPANSASLALSFRDFPVTDRLSLSWQFNTQYKDRQMVSPPDELGPGFELPRYFVSGQTLSLKIRDAVLFYKIDNLFNAEYQVRAGYPMPRRSYALGISLELWD; translated from the coding sequence ATGCTGACCGCCCTGATGCTTAGCCTGGTCCTGGCAGCCTCCCCCGGGGACTCCCCAAGCGGCCCAAATGCCACCGGCAGCGGCTCCAATGAGTCCCTTGACACTTTGACCGAAAATGATGGTATCAAACCGGCAGCGCCGGCCGACAGCCTCCCGGTTTTCGCCTTAAAGGGCATCGTGGTGACCGCCACCCGGACAGCCCTGGCCCAGTTGGCGGCCCCGGCCAGCGTTTCCATCATCGTCCCCGACCCCGGCGACCCCGGCCAGGGAGCGATAGCCGCCTTCTCCCAGGTGCCGGGAACCAATTCCGGTCTCTATGGCGGGTTGGGAAGCATGGCAAATTTCAGCATCCGGGGTTCCTCTGCCGAACAGGTATTGTTCCTGCTAAACGGAATGCCCTTGAATTCCGCCCTGAATGGGGGGTATGATCTGAAAAAACTGAACGCCAATATAAAACAGATCGAGATCGTCAGGGGTCCGGCCTCGGCTCTTTACGGGGCCAATGCCCTGGCCGGCGTGGTCAATATAATAACGGCTGACGATGCGCCGGAAAAGCCTTATTCCAGAATAACCTATCAATACGGCAAGCATAAACAACAGAGCATGTCGGCCGTCCTTTCCCGGCAGCTGAACCGCTTTACGGGCATCACCTTTTCGGCCGACTGGAAAAGTACCGACGGCGAAAGACCAAATTCGGATTACAGCGGCAGCAACTATCTTCTGGGCTTGAAAATCAGGCCGGACAGCCTGATCCGAATCGGGATGGAGTATCAATCCTATCAATCTATCGGCGGATCCCCCGGGAGCATATCTTGGCAGACGGCCAATGACCGAATGTCCGATGATCAGCAGGATTATTATGCTAGCCTGGAATATTCCGACCTTGTCAAATTCAAGATAGGCCAGAGCCAGATCAGTACCTTTTATTATTACGAATACAACAATACCGCCCCGGAGAATTTTTCCCGGCAAAGCAATGCCGACATCCAATTTACCTATGGATTCTGGCAGGGGTTCAACACCGTATGGGGCGGCGCCTACCAGCAGATCAAGAGCGAAAGCGACAATTCCGGAAGTCACCGGACCAATCTGTATTCGGCCTTTGTGAATCAGGAGTATCGCCCCTGGCACCCATGGCTGATAGTGGCCGGGCTGCGCTATGATAAAAATTACGGGCATGATGCCCAAACATCGCCGAACATCTCCAGCAGCTGGCAGTTCAATGACCGCTGGACTATCTATGGGAACTACGGCCAGGCCTATCGGGTGCCCACCATCAATGAACTCTACTGGAATGAGCCCTATACCACCGGCAACCCTGATCTGGTCCCCGAAAAATCTCAACAATATGAGCTGGGCACAAGATATAAAGAAGACTCCTACAACATATCCTTTTCAGCCTATCAGCGCAAAACCAACGACATGATAAGATGGTTGTACGATATGAACACCTATCTGCTCACTTGGGCCAATAATCTGGATGTCAATACCTCCGGTGTTGAATTGACTGGAGGGATATCAATATTGAAATATCTGGTTTTTGACCTAAACTACGGCCTCTGCGTGGCAAAGGTGACATCGGATAGCAGCCGGGAGTTGAATTACACCCCGGCCAATTCCGCCAGCCTGGCTCTTTCCTTCAGGGATTTTCCCGTCACCGACCGTCTCTCTCTCAGCTGGCAGTTTAACACCCAGTACAAGGACCGCCAGATGGTCAGCCCCCCCGATGAATTGGGCCCCGGTTTCGAACTGCCGCGTTATTTTGTATCCGGCCAGACCCTGTCTTTGAAGATCCGGGATGCCGTCCTGTTTTACAAGATCGACAACCTGTTCAATGCCGAATACCAGGTGCGGGCCGGCTATCCCATGCCCCGCCGGAGCTATGCCTTAGGCATATCCCTGGAGCTGTGGGACTGA
- the purN gene encoding phosphoribosylglycinamide formyltransferase produces MKIACLASGGGTNLQAIIDNIESGRLDARIVAVISNVPGAGALARAQKHHLPWFVVNNKEFATRQLFDREMAAIIDRQEAQLICLCGFMRIFSPFFIDHYPGRIINIHPALLPAHGGKGFYGHKVHQAVLASGEKVSGCTVHFVDQEVDHGPIILQRTVPVLPEDTADTLADRVLKEEHLAYSQAIALIARGELKIGLNKNTPLKMRP; encoded by the coding sequence TTGAAAATAGCCTGCCTGGCCTCCGGCGGCGGAACCAATCTCCAGGCCATCATTGACAATATCGAATCCGGCCGGCTGGACGCCCGGATAGTGGCCGTCATCTCCAACGTTCCCGGCGCCGGCGCTCTGGCCAGGGCCCAAAAGCACCATCTCCCCTGGTTCGTGGTAAATAACAAAGAATTTGCCACCCGCCAGCTTTTTGACCGGGAAATGGCCGCCATCATTGACCGCCAGGAGGCCCAATTGATCTGCCTCTGCGGATTTATGCGCATTTTCAGCCCGTTCTTCATAGACCATTACCCGGGCCGCATCATTAACATCCATCCCGCCCTGCTGCCGGCCCATGGCGGCAAGGGATTCTACGGGCACAAAGTGCACCAAGCCGTGCTGGCCTCCGGCGAAAAAGTGTCGGGCTGTACGGTCCATTTTGTGGACCAAGAGGTGGACCACGGACCGATCATTTTGCAGAGGACCGTGCCGGTGCTGCCGGAGGACACTGCGGATACCCTGGCTGACAGAGTGCTGAAAGAGGAGCACCTGGCCTATTCCCAGGCCATAGCCCTGATCGCCCGGGGCGAATTGAAAATCGGCCTTAACAAAAACACCCCCTTAAAGATGCGGCCCTAA
- the lnt gene encoding apolipoprotein N-acyltransferase, which yields MRRSFILASITSLLLFLTFPLFSLWPLVFVSLIPLYFGIENLPLRKTFMTAWLSGFFFFCGLLHWIVFNPAVESWVRPLLYLGVVLIAAYLSIFLAASFTLAKWLAGRLNMPFWWAAPFGLVLLDFIRSHGILGFPWGSLGYSLARWTSAIQMAAFTGVYGVTFWIVLVNGLIYGLIKYFIARRSFRLTTPAVLRMSVLLLILGVPPLTGKLMLSLVNNEMRKAPLLNISLIQGNIQQGFRWDREFREYNWQTYDSLSRQAVKQPVDLLVWPETALPFYLRYEPEYYLRVLSLANDLKSSILTGVPDFSYEPNRQTQLYYNSAFLIRPIYGLTNSYAKSHLVPFGERFPYKDKVPFIRNVDFGEGEWTPGADSIIFNMGGINFSCMICFESIFPEIARQQVGRGARFLVNITNDGWFGRSGAARQHAEMAVFRAVEQRRAIARCANSGISMFILPTGEIIKPTPLYKQMIITNAIPLLNNRTFYQKHGDLFVLFVLIAWLLPLLALLVKLLPFNLPKSLLPRKY from the coding sequence ATGAGACGCAGCTTTATTTTAGCTTCCATAACCAGCCTGTTATTATTCCTGACATTCCCCCTCTTTTCCCTGTGGCCCTTGGTCTTTGTCTCTTTGATCCCCCTGTATTTCGGCATTGAAAATCTCCCGCTTCGCAAAACTTTCATGACCGCCTGGCTGAGCGGATTCTTCTTTTTCTGCGGCCTGCTGCATTGGATCGTATTCAACCCGGCGGTGGAAAGCTGGGTCCGCCCCTTGCTCTATCTGGGGGTAGTGTTGATCGCAGCCTATCTCTCTATTTTCCTGGCCGCTTCCTTTACCCTGGCCAAATGGCTGGCCGGCAGGCTGAATATGCCGTTTTGGTGGGCGGCCCCATTCGGCCTGGTGCTGCTCGATTTCATCCGCAGCCACGGCATCCTGGGTTTCCCCTGGGGCTCGTTGGGCTATAGCCTGGCCCGGTGGACCAGCGCCATTCAGATGGCCGCTTTTACCGGTGTCTATGGTGTTACCTTCTGGATCGTCCTGGTGAATGGGTTGATCTACGGGCTTATAAAATATTTCATTGCCCGCCGGTCCTTCCGGTTGACCACTCCAGCTGTTTTAAGGATGTCGGTGCTGCTGCTGATCCTTGGTGTGCCGCCGCTGACCGGCAAACTGATGCTATCCCTGGTAAATAATGAGATGCGAAAGGCTCCGCTGCTGAACATCTCCCTGATACAGGGAAACATCCAACAGGGCTTTCGCTGGGACCGGGAGTTCCGGGAATACAACTGGCAGACCTATGACTCTCTTAGCCGGCAGGCCGTAAAACAGCCGGTCGATCTGCTGGTGTGGCCGGAGACCGCCCTGCCCTTTTATCTCCGCTATGAGCCGGAATACTACCTGAGGGTCCTTTCCCTGGCCAATGATTTGAAAAGCAGCATCCTGACCGGGGTCCCGGACTTTTCCTACGAACCGAACCGGCAGACACAGCTTTATTATAATTCGGCTTTTTTGATACGCCCCATCTACGGGTTGACCAACTCTTATGCCAAGAGCCACCTGGTGCCGTTCGGCGAAAGGTTTCCCTACAAGGATAAGGTACCATTTATCAGAAACGTTGATTTTGGCGAGGGCGAATGGACCCCGGGTGCCGACAGCATTATTTTCAACATGGGTGGCATAAATTTCTCCTGCATGATCTGCTTCGAATCCATCTTCCCGGAGATCGCCCGCCAGCAGGTAGGCCGGGGGGCCCGGTTCCTGGTCAACATCACCAATGACGGCTGGTTCGGGCGGTCCGGGGCGGCCCGCCAGCACGCCGAGATGGCCGTCTTCCGGGCGGTGGAACAGAGACGGGCTATAGCCCGCTGTGCCAACTCCGGCATCTCCATGTTCATCCTGCCCACCGGAGAGATCATCAAGCCCACCCCCCTTTATAAACAGATGATAATAACCAATGCCATCCCGCTTTTGAACAACCGAACCTTTTATCAGAAGCATGGCGATCTCTTCGTTCTATTTGTCCTTATCGCCTGGCTGCTTCCCCTCCTGGCCCTACTTGTCAAATTGCTCCCTTTCAATCTGCCAAAGAGCCTTTTACCACGGAAATACTGA